One Perca flavescens isolate YP-PL-M2 chromosome 14, PFLA_1.0, whole genome shotgun sequence genomic window carries:
- the hivep3a gene encoding transcription factor HIVEP3 — MEALHSRLTTGEQSGGQEHCQPESPHRGPQPKSPSQPRRQQRTGSPKSHGTLQQPKQSRRPHPERKRLRHQRQSLDSDAAVEHKHEATTATAVSSLSPGVPCSSAGGPTQSKPETQEGTPKQKRERKPQRPGKYVCTYCGRACAKPSVLQKHIRSHTGERPYPCAPCGFSFKTKSNLYKHRKSHTHKVKAGLTLGEPRSLEEQVTESEDETRQLSSASSLTEIRGSEASIKSHETDGAKDCTKGNDDSYAVKKRLALRLSRGKRGPLDSSDEKTSSLSLGSKGSTESGYFSRSESTEQTQDSPPNTSAKSYAEIILGKYGRLGHLQRMSRHHNQLPSGQEDKSVPFTVPKKQVIDHITKLITINEAVVDTSKIDSVKPRRFSLSRKNSSESQKSSSVKETLIHSPKAGDLGYINSGSITMGVPCEKFHHPSLNVEQPAGQTSTAPLVRSHSMPSAASSFDASSGGLSKFRLSQSFDERRPSETQASRRYGMLRRQPAIEIPLGAELTKEEHEGSHSLYPDRVTTVPDHTQSPPQPYECEACGTGCNDWEGYKKHKQSLCLAHHPRNEVVVSQMGCSQLINHAVRAGASAMRKRRKEESLEFDDPSSPSLPSPALLSGQCKDESSVAYEGPRRLALQTCSVIQHTSSFEKQESLCNENQGTEATINSPPHEDYQPVPQKPSQQSRTLTTRSLVRQHSVRVPEILVTEDSNMNTATSKKPTTTAKHSEKPDEFQWPQRSPSLAQLPIEKLPPKKKRLRLAEAAQSSGESSFDSLSLPHSPSQDSSASYASSRSTSFEESNRPDMEMAGSTPLRRSRAPHMLTVPGVHQHREMRRSASEQAPHDPQPSVLMAESRSKSFDYSCLSPERSAVGWRERRKCLLMRHTAIRDPDEEEQCTVASRSPEHVSSTTSRQASPTSVYCSRSPTSPSSGDAVLRNPVRFQCKEIFSQWKNIQLAGSTELPSVDPAKEEASHIHIEQPPPQAPQPYPTHGPSGAARARYLPMSTGLKLEIPLLHRDYSEAVRVSPSHIQRSVPHITPSLELLRPITSPAVAVRLQTDTLTLACAIYTTFSQSTSPGPQEAVDAVSHNICIPTAEYRNHRNISPDVQLWSDDGLRTSGSGGNKRMLSPSNSMELPPESQQQQKRVKEEEEEGEVGCVDKASVDTCSQEVKRENQTCLPSVCSPIAHGGPSYPSLLSSTCNSWCYLNYIKPNPSALDEQKPSVYSSWSTSGYDPNPPGLSSKTALSLLHCKQRLSPSIYTISPMSVRTTESMEQEDRKRPCSTEVYNSQSYCRDNQGTNKGQQSADEDRSNRKEEAAEEEEEEEEEEAKNEEEEVHSCFRNKQPPEVWISERVSNEKYGVMHGGGGGQCQCKDCGFHLKNTSVLQKCTHRITESPPSYCKHCNLPLKAQGSLVKHLRSEARGNETCYPDGNDEGVCGERSLQPDKQKDPDYSDLGKSRPDEDDDARDEDGRRDEDNRSEAAESSHTASSDSEKPEPSQSIPGPPKDSTQKSSASTRRALFARRRFDASASASSGGSRSPGTQPVVPQREPSPPRSPQPGPQSPSRCPVSPSTLRPVSPVRSLSPIIVQYHGSEFSGPPCRSCLHPRGRPSTARLSVDEFGLSHISTHPARPRRALNVLSHLPLHSQGASRSPSLLIPIGGIHMIQPRSTLPLYSLVSSPVAAPAGLAGASWRLRDAPKGMLPPLQRHDTLKEPWQRSRASPQDPEGSGRGVSGGGRSDALLHRNPPSPGTETRRLGVDTDAHVLGRCVYPEATQGQKKAPSSQTQH; from the exons ATGGAGGCCTTGCATAGTCGCCTGACGACTGGGGAGCAGTCCGGAGGTCAAGAACATTGTCAACCAGAGTCTCCTCACCGAGGCCCGCAGCCCAAGTCTCCCTCTCAGCCCCGTCGGCAACAGCGAACTGGCTCCCCGAAGTCCCATGGCACACTACAGCAACCCAAACAATCCAGGAGACCGCATCCTGAACGTAAACGTCTCAGGCACCAGCGGCAGAGCCTTGACTCCGATGCAGCAGTGGAACACAAACATGAGGCAACAACAGCAACCGCAGTTTCTAGTTTGTCACCAGGAGTCCCATGTTCCTCAGCAGGTGGACCCACCCAGTCTAAACCTGAAACCCAGGAGGGCACCCCAAAACAGAAACGCGAGCGTAAGCCTCAGAGACCAGGCAAATATGTCTGCACTTACTGTGGCCGGGCATGTGCAAAGCCTAGTGTCTTACAGAAACACATTCGCTCCCACACAGGTGAAAGACCCTATCCCTGTGCCCCGTGTGGCTTCTCTTTTAAGACCAAGAGTAACTTGTACAAACACCGCAAATCACACACCCACAAGGTGAAGGCAGGGCTGACGCTTGGCGAGCCGAGATCTTTAGAGGAGCAAGTCACTGAGTCAGAAGATGAAACCAGACAGCTATCATCAGCATCTTCCCTTACAGAAATACGAGGCAGTGAAGCCTCGATCAAGAGTCATGAAACAGACGGGGCCAAAGATTGCACTAAAGGAAACGATGACTCCTACGCAGTGAAGAAGAGACTGGCCTTGCGTCTAAGTAGAGGAAAACGTGGCCCTCTAGACTCGTCTGACGAAAAGACCTCATCTCTAAGTTTAGGGAGTAAAGGCAGTACAGAATCGGGCTATTTCTCTCGCTCTGAAAGCACTGAGCAGACACAGGACAGCCCCCCGAACACAAGTGCCAAAAGCTATGCAGAAATCATCCTGGGCAAATATGGACGTCTTGGACACCTGCAGAGGATGTCTCGGCACCATAACCAGCTGCCCTCTGGTCAGGAGGACAAAAGCGTCCCATTCACAGTCCCCAAGAAGCAGGTCATTGACCATATCACCAAACTCATCACTATCAACGAGGCAGTGGTAGACACCAGTAAAATTGACAGTGTAAAACCAAGGAGATTCTCACTCTCCAGGAAGAATAGTTCAGAGTCTCAGAAGAGTTCATCTGTGAAAGAAACACTGATTCACAGCCCTAAAGCTGGAGATCTGGGCTATATAAACAGTGGCTCCATCACCATGGGAGTTCCATGTGAAAAGTTTCATCATCCATCCCTAAATGTGGAGCAGCCAGCTGGCCAAACATCCACCGCCCCATTGGTGAGAAGTCACTCGATGCCATCTGCAGCTAGTTCATTTGACGCCTCCAGCGGTGGCCTCAGTAAGTTCCGCTTAAGTCAGTCCTTTGATGAACGACGGCCTTCCGAAACGCAAGCATCCCGTCGTTATGGGATGCTAAGACGGCAGCCAGCTATTGAAATCCCACTTGGTGCCGAACTTACAAAAGAGGAACACGAGGGTTCTCATTCACTTTACCCTGACAGAGTTACCACTGTGCCTGACCACACGCAAAGCCCACCGCAGCCATACGAGTGTGAGGCCTGTGGCACTGGATGCAACGATTGGGAAGGTTATAAGAAACACAAGCAAAGCCTGTGCTTAGCACATCATCCCAGAAATGAGGTGGTAGTTAGTCAAATGGGGTGCTCACAGCTAATTAATCATGCAGTCAGAGCAGGAGCTTCAGCAATGCGCaagagaaggaaagaagagAGTTTGGAATTCGATGATCCCTCTTCGCCTTCATTACCCTCTCCGGCCCTCTTATCAGGACAGTGTAAAGATGAAAGCAGCGTAGCTTACGAGGGCCCCAGAAGACTTGCGCTACAAACCTGTTCAGTAATTCAACACACCAGTTCATTTGAAAAACAAGAATCTTTGTGCAATGAGAATCAAGGCACTGAGGCGACAATAAACTCTCCACCTCATGAAGACTATCAACCGGTGCCTCAGAAACCATCCCAACAGTCGAGAACACTAACAACTCGAAGTCTGGTCCGCCAACACAGTGTGCGGGTTCCAGAAATACTGGTCACAGAGGATTCCAACATGAACACAGCGACCTCAAAAAAGCCAACCACCACAGCAAAACATTCAGAGAAACCTGATGAATTTCAGTGGCCACAGAGAAGCCCCTCTCTGGCCCAGCTCCCCATTGAAAAGCTTCCTCCGAAGAAGAAGCGCTTACGTTTAGCCGAGGCTGCCCAGTCTTCCGGGGAATCCAGTTTTGACTCTCTATCCCTGCCCCACAGCCCTAGTCAGGACAGCAGTGCATCCTATGCATCCAGCCGTTCCACGTCCTTTGAAGAGTCAAATAGACCAGACATGGAGATGGCAGGATCAACTCCGCTGAGGCGATCAAGAGCTCCTCACATGTTGACGGTGCCTGGGGTGCATCAGCATCGAGAGATGAGGCGCTCTGCATCTGAGCAGGCGCCCCATGACCCACAGCCGAGCGTCCTAATGGCTGAGAGCCGCAGTAAGTCTTTTGACTACAgttgtctgtcccctgagcgcTCTGCAGTTGGCTGGAGGGAAAGAAGAAAGTGTCTCCTTATGAGACACACTGCTATCAGAGATCCAGATGAGGAGGAGCAGTGTACCGTAGCGAGCCGTAGTCCTGAACATGTCAGCTCCACCACATCCCGTCAAGCAAGCCCAACTTCTGTGTACTGCAGCAGGTCCCCCACATCTCCTTCATCAGGTGACGCAGTCTTGCGTAATCCAGTGAGATTTCAATGCAAAGAGATCTTCTCTCAGTGGAAAAATATTCAGTTAGCGGGCAGCACAGAACTCCCCTCTGTAGATCCTGCAAAAGAAGAGGCCTCACACATCCATATAGAGCAGCCTCCTCCTCAAGCGCCGCAGCCCTATCCTACACATGGACCATCAGGGGCAGCTAGAGCTCGCTACCTCCCCATGTCTACAGGCCTGAAGCTAGAGATTCCTTTACTACACCGTGATTATTCAGAGGCGGTCCGGGTAAGTCCCTCCCACATCCAGCGCTCTGTCCCTCACATCACTCCCAGTCTGGAGTTACTGAGGCCCATCACATCTCCTGCAGTAGCAGTGCGTCTCCAAACGGACACCCTCACCTTAGCATGCGCCATATACACCACGTTTTCTCAGTCCACCTCCCCTGGGCCCCAGGAGGCGGTTGATGCCGTTTCACACAATATATGTATCCCAACAGCTGAATACAGAAACCATAGGAACATAAGTCCAGACGTTCAGTTGTGGTCTGACGATGGTCTGAGGACATCAGGCTCAGGGGGCAATAAGCGCATGCTTTCCCCATCAAACAGCATGGAGCTCCCCCCTGagtcacagcagcagcagaaacgagtgaaagaagaagaagaggagggggaggtggGGTGTGTTGACAAGGCATCAGTGGACACGTGCAGTCAGGAAGTAAAAAGAGAGAATCAGACATGTCTGCCCAGTGTTTGTTCTCCCATCGCACATGGTGGACCATCATACCCCAGTCTGCTGTCCAGCACCTGTAATAGCTGGTGCTATTTGAACTACATTAAACCAAACCCGTCTGCTCTGGATGAACAGAAGCCCTCAGTGTATTCATCGTGGTCCACTAGCGGCTATGACCCCAACCCACCTGGCCTCTCCAGCAAgactgctctctctctgctgcactGCAAGCAGAGGCTCAGTCCATCCATCTACACCATATCCCCCATGTCCGTCAGGACAACGGAGTCAATGGAGCAAGAGGACCGCAAAAGACCATGCTCCACTGAG GTCTACAACAGCCAGTCGTACTGCAGAGACAACCAGGGAACGAACAAGGGACAGCAGTCAGCAGATGAGGACAGGTCAAACAGAAAAGAGGAGgcggcggaggaggaggaggaggaggaggaggaggaggcaaagaacgaggaggaggaagtaCATTCATGCTTCAGAAATAAACAACCTCCCGAAGTTTGGATCTCTGAGAGAGT ATCAAATGAGAAGTATGGTGTCATGcatggtggaggtggagggcaGTGCCAGTGTAAGGACTGTGGATTCCACCTTAAGAATACCAGCGTGCTGCAAAAGTGCACCCATCGCATCACAGAATCCCCCCCATCTTACTGCAAACACTGTAACCTTCCTCTCAAAGCCCAAG GAAGCCTCGTCAAACACCTGAGATCAGAGGCACGTGGAAACGAAACCTGTTACCCAGATGGCAACGATGAAG GAGTCTGTGGAGAACGTTCACTTCAACCCGATAAACAAAaagatcctgactactctgatCTGGGGAAAAGTCGACCTGATGAGGATGACGACGCAAGGGACGAAGATGGCAGACGTGATGAAGACAACCGCTCCGAGGCGGCTGAAAGCTCTCACACGGCCTCTTCTGACAGTGAGAAACCAGAACCCAGCCAATCCATCCCGGGTCCCCCTAAGGATTCTACCCAGAAGAGCTCGGCCAGCACCAGGAGGGCCCTGTTCGCCCGCAGACGCTTCGACGCTTCAGCGTCGGCGTCATCCGGAGGCTCCCGTTCTCCAGGTACTCAACCCGTGGTTCCACAGAGGGAGCCGTCTCCACCTCGAAGCCCCCAACCCGGGCCCCAGTCCCCATCCAGATGTCCTGTCTCCCCCTCCACTCTGAGACCAGTCTCCCCTGTTAGAAGTCTTTCTCCTATAATAGTTCAGTACCATGGATCGGAGTTCTCTGGGCCTCCGTGTCGATCCTGTCTTCACCCAAGAGGCCGACCGTCTACAGCAAGACTG tcCGTGGATGAGTTTGGTCTGAGCCACATCTCCACACATCCCGCGCGGCCTCGGAGAGCCCTCAACGTCCTGAGTCACCTCCCTCTGCACTCCCAGGGGGCGAGCAGGTCCCCGAGCCTCCTGATTCCCATCGGGGGGATTCACATGATTCAGCCCCGGTCCACCCTCCCTCTGTACAGCCTGGTGAGCAGCCCCGTAGCAGCCCCAGCCGGCCTCGCGGGGGCATCCTGGAGACTAAGGGACGCTCCAAAGGGGATGCTCCCTCCGCTGCAGCGCCACGATACTCTCAAAGAGCCGTGGCAGCGCAGCCGAGCCAGCCCGCAGGACCCGGAGGGGTCGGGGCGGGGGGTGTCCGGGGGCGGCCGATCGGACGCTTTATTACACAGAAACCCTCCGAGTCCCGGGACGGAGACCAGGCGCCTGGGGGTCGACACAGACGCTCATGTTCTAGGGAGGTGTGTTTACCCCGAGGCCACCCAAGGCCAAAAAAAGGCTCCTTCCTCCCAGACACAACACTGA